From the Clarias gariepinus isolate MV-2021 ecotype Netherlands chromosome 3, CGAR_prim_01v2, whole genome shotgun sequence genome, one window contains:
- the dusp5 gene encoding dual specificity protein phosphatase 5, whose product MKVSSIDSRHLKKLLRAESGKCLVLDCRPYLSFSSSCVRGSVNVNLNSVVVRRARGDPVPLRFVVPDERALFRLREGSVSVVVALDQGTRHLHKLKKDSVARLAIHSLAHLSSCANICFLKGGYESFHAHYPELCTEAKPAQQRSTPDVAEVQPGTDYTQDGPVELLPFLYLGSAHHARRNDCLSELRITALLNVSRRDWQCDGGPQRYKCIAVEDSHTADISSHFQEAFDFIDEVRREGGKVLVHCEAGISRSPTICMAYLMKTQRLRLEEAFDAVRQRRAVVSPNFSFMGQLLQFENEVMASATDSNIENKDDGRASDEFTNNKSFESSVFSFPTSFLSPIKLSPLTT is encoded by the exons ATGAAGGTGTCGAGTATAGACAGCCGGCACCTGAAGAAGCTCCTGCGCGCGGAGAGCGGGAAGTGCCTCGTGCTGGACTGCAGGCCGTACCTGTCGTTCTCCAGCTCGTGCGTGCGCGGCTCGGTCAACGTCAACCTCAACTCGGTGGTGGTGCGGCGCGCGCGCGGTGACCCGGTGCCGCTGCGCTTCGTCGTGCCGGATGAGCGCGCGCTGTTCCGGCTGCGCGAGGGCAGCGTGTCGGTGGTGGTGGCGCTGGACCAGGGCACGCGCCACCTGCACAAGCTCAAGAAGGACAGCGTCGCGCGCCTCGCCATCCACAGCCTCGCGCACCTCTCCAGCTGCGCCAACATCTGCTTCCTCAAAG gaGGCTATGAAAGCTTCCACGCGCACTACCCCGAGCTGTGCACTGAGGCCAAGCCGGCTCAGCAGCGAAGCACTCCGGACGTGGCAGAAGTGCAGCCCGGGACAGATTACACTCAG GACGGTCCGGTGGAACTGCTGCCCTTCCTGTATCTGGGCAGCGCTCACCACGCACGCCGGAACGATTGTCTAAGCGAGCTGCGGATCACGGCGCTGTTGAACGTGTCGCGGCGGGACTGGCAGTGTGACGGAGGGCCACAGCGCTACAAATGCATCGCAGTAGAGGACAGTCACACGGCCGATATCAGCTCGCACTTCCAGGAGGCCTTCGACTTCATCG ACGAGGTGAGGCGAGAAGGCGGAAAGGTGCTGGTGCATTGTGAGGCAGGCATTTCCCGCTCACCCACCATCTGCATGGCGTACCTGATGAAGACGCAGAGGCTGCGTCTGGAGGAGGCGTTCGACGCCGTGAGGCAGCGACGCGCCGTCGTCTCGCCCAACTTCAGCTTCATGGGCCAGCTGCTCCAGTTCGAGAATGAGGTCATGGCGTCCGCAACGGACAGCAATATCGAGAACAAAGACGACGGACGCGCGAGCGACGAGTTCACGAACAATAAGAGCTTCGAGTCATCCGTTTTCTCCTTCCCTACCTCCTTCCTGTCGCCCATTAAACTCAGTCCCCTGACTACTTGA